A genomic segment from Streptomyces sp. NBC_01233 encodes:
- a CDS encoding ABC transporter ATP-binding protein has translation MAESLLEVKDLVKHYPLTQGIVFRKQVGAVKAVDGVSFDLRAGETLGIVGESGCGKSTVAKMLVNLERPTSGSILYKGEDLAKLSGRALKAVRRNIQMVFQDPYTSLNPRMTVGDIIGEPYEIHPEVAPKGSRRQKVQDLLDVVGLNPEYINRYPHQFSGGQRQRIGIARGLALQPEIIVADEPVSALDVSVQAQVINLLDRLQNDFSLSYVFIAHDLSIVRHISDRVGVMYLGRIVEIGTDIQIYDHPTHPYTQALLSAVPVPDPQARARRERIILSGDVPSPADPPSGCPFRTRCWKAQPRCTAEVPLLAVPEVFPPGPAAHPSACHFAAEKQVVPPAPAKGAED, from the coding sequence GTGGCTGAGTCCCTTCTGGAAGTGAAGGACCTGGTCAAGCACTACCCGCTGACCCAGGGCATCGTCTTCCGCAAGCAGGTCGGCGCGGTCAAGGCCGTCGACGGGGTCTCCTTCGACCTGCGCGCCGGCGAGACGCTGGGCATCGTCGGCGAGTCCGGCTGCGGGAAGTCGACCGTGGCCAAGATGCTGGTCAACCTGGAGCGGCCGACGTCGGGTTCGATCCTCTACAAGGGCGAGGACCTCGCCAAGCTGTCCGGCCGCGCCCTGAAGGCAGTGCGCCGCAACATCCAGATGGTGTTCCAGGACCCGTACACCTCGCTGAACCCGCGCATGACGGTCGGCGACATCATCGGCGAGCCCTACGAGATCCACCCGGAGGTGGCTCCCAAGGGTTCGCGCCGTCAGAAGGTCCAGGACCTCCTCGACGTGGTCGGACTCAACCCGGAGTACATCAACCGCTACCCGCACCAGTTCTCCGGCGGCCAGCGCCAGCGCATCGGCATCGCCCGCGGCCTCGCGCTCCAGCCCGAGATTATCGTGGCCGACGAGCCGGTCTCCGCGCTCGACGTCTCCGTGCAGGCGCAGGTGATCAACCTCCTGGACCGCCTCCAGAACGACTTCAGCCTGTCCTACGTCTTCATCGCGCACGACCTGTCGATCGTGCGGCACATCTCCGACCGGGTCGGCGTCATGTACCTGGGCCGGATCGTGGAGATCGGCACCGACATCCAGATCTACGACCACCCCACCCACCCGTACACCCAGGCCCTGCTATCGGCCGTTCCCGTGCCCGACCCGCAGGCCCGCGCCCGTCGTGAGCGGATCATCCTCTCCGGCGACGTGCCGTCCCCGGCCGACCCGCCGTCGGGCTGCCCCTTCCGCACCCGGTGCTGGAAGGCCCAGCCCCGCTGCACGGCGGAGGTTCCGCTGCTGGCGGTCCCGGAGGTCTTCCCCCCGGGTCCGGCGGCCCATCCCTCGGCCTGCCATTTCGCGGCGGAGAAACAGGTGGTCCCGCCCGCGCCGGCGAAGGGTGCGGAGGACTAG
- a CDS encoding transglutaminase-like domain-containing protein, translated as MSPVGRREQFAAEVRSERPDLALLCLLLATEADPDLDERAMDWAQIELDRLAGMLPYGLRGARAWASAVTELLGGRLGFHGTPADYGRLSSSLLHEVLRRRRGLPILLSVVWLEVARRAGAPVYGLGLPGHFVVGFGDPEEGVVVDPFAGGASLGAGPAELASGPRTPAGTLDIVLRILGNIRVWASTRPEQSGVALWALELSLLLPSHPAALRYERARLLVERGSYREGAAALDAYADVVAAVDTDAAARIHAEAVSARALLN; from the coding sequence GTGAGTCCGGTGGGCCGGCGGGAGCAGTTCGCGGCGGAGGTCCGGTCGGAGCGGCCCGATCTGGCACTGCTGTGCCTGCTGCTGGCCACGGAGGCGGACCCGGACCTGGACGAACGCGCCATGGACTGGGCACAGATCGAGCTGGACCGGCTCGCCGGAATGCTGCCGTACGGGCTGCGGGGCGCGCGGGCGTGGGCGTCGGCCGTGACGGAACTGCTGGGCGGGCGGCTCGGCTTCCACGGCACCCCCGCGGACTACGGCCGACTGTCGTCCTCGCTGCTGCACGAGGTCCTTCGGCGGCGGCGCGGCCTGCCGATCCTGTTGTCGGTGGTGTGGCTGGAGGTCGCGCGGCGGGCAGGGGCGCCGGTGTACGGGCTGGGGCTGCCGGGGCACTTCGTGGTGGGCTTCGGGGACCCGGAGGAGGGCGTGGTGGTGGATCCCTTCGCGGGCGGCGCCTCCCTGGGCGCCGGGCCCGCGGAGCTGGCGTCGGGGCCGCGCACCCCGGCCGGCACCCTGGACATCGTGCTGCGGATCCTGGGCAACATCCGGGTGTGGGCGTCGACCCGCCCGGAGCAGTCCGGGGTGGCCCTGTGGGCGCTGGAACTCTCGCTGCTGCTGCCGTCGCATCCGGCGGCGCTGCGCTACGAGCGGGCCCGGCTGCTGGTGGAACGGGGCTCCTACCGGGAGGGGGCGGCGGCGCTGGACGCGTACGCGGACGTCGTCGCCGCGGTCGACACCGACGCGGCGGCGCGCATCCACGCCGAGGCCGTCTCCGCTCGCGCCCTGCTGAACTGA
- a CDS encoding ABC transporter permease, with product MPEPEPPERAEGPGGYDPVGPRRHEAISPTGQGGPMDLALEEAESVEGIEKTAGPTGPGSREKARSLWSDAWHQLRRNPVFVISSLMILFLVVISIWPQLIASGDPLQCDLSKSQQGSSPGHPFGYDTQGCDVYTRTVYGARASITVGVCATLGAALLGSALGGLAGFFGGWGDALLSRIADIFFGIPVVLGGLVFLSVVTSTTVWPVVGFIVLLGWPQIARIARGSVITAKQNDYVQAARALGAGNGRMMLRHVAPNAVAPVIVVATIALGTYIALEATLSFLGVGLRPPTVSWGIDISNAASQIRNAPHMLLWPAGALSITVLAFIMLGDAVRDALDPKLR from the coding sequence ATGCCTGAGCCCGAGCCTCCCGAGCGCGCCGAAGGCCCCGGCGGATACGACCCCGTCGGCCCCCGCCGGCACGAGGCGATCTCACCCACCGGCCAGGGAGGACCCATGGATCTGGCGCTGGAGGAAGCCGAGAGCGTCGAGGGCATCGAGAAGACCGCCGGGCCCACCGGCCCCGGGTCGCGGGAGAAGGCCCGCTCCCTGTGGTCCGACGCCTGGCACCAGCTGCGCCGCAACCCCGTCTTCGTCATCTCCTCGCTGATGATCCTCTTCCTCGTGGTCATCTCGATCTGGCCGCAGCTCATCGCGAGCGGGGACCCGCTCCAGTGCGACCTGTCCAAATCACAGCAGGGCTCCTCCCCGGGCCACCCCTTCGGCTACGACACGCAGGGCTGCGACGTCTACACCCGCACGGTGTACGGGGCGCGCGCCTCCATCACCGTGGGCGTCTGCGCCACCCTCGGCGCCGCCCTGCTCGGCTCCGCCCTCGGCGGGCTCGCCGGCTTCTTCGGCGGCTGGGGCGACGCGCTGCTCTCCCGGATCGCCGACATCTTCTTCGGCATCCCGGTGGTCCTCGGCGGCCTGGTCTTCCTGTCCGTCGTCACCAGCACCACCGTGTGGCCCGTGGTCGGCTTCATCGTGCTCCTCGGCTGGCCGCAGATCGCCCGCATCGCCCGCGGCTCGGTGATCACCGCCAAACAGAACGACTACGTCCAGGCCGCCCGGGCCCTCGGGGCCGGCAACGGCCGGATGATGCTGCGGCACGTGGCGCCCAACGCCGTCGCCCCCGTCATCGTCGTCGCCACCATCGCGCTCGGCACGTACATCGCCCTGGAGGCCACCCTGTCCTTCCTCGGCGTCGGCCTGCGCCCGCCGACCGTCTCCTGGGGCATCGACATCTCCAACGCGGCCTCGCAGATCCGCAACGCCCCGCACATGCTGCTCTGGCCGGCGGGCGCGCTGAGCATCACGGTGCTCGCCTTCATCATGCTCGGCGACGCGGTGCGCGACGCCCTCGACCCCAAGCTGCGCTGA
- a CDS encoding DUF6113 family protein: MTGSRTAGRIAGCLGLVVAGALTGAAGWLVVDLWFPGGLLLALLALFGLFLGGRIALGTGLGVGGAAAGWFLAYVMLSVPRPEGDFLLSSSGIGMYAYLLGGTVLAVMCATMRGSLDRPVSAARSAK; encoded by the coding sequence GTGACCGGCTCCCGGACGGCGGGCCGGATCGCCGGCTGCCTGGGCCTGGTCGTCGCGGGCGCGCTGACCGGCGCGGCCGGCTGGCTGGTGGTGGACCTGTGGTTCCCCGGCGGCCTGCTGCTCGCCCTGCTGGCCCTCTTCGGGCTGTTCCTCGGGGGCCGGATCGCCCTCGGGACCGGCCTCGGGGTGGGCGGGGCCGCGGCCGGCTGGTTCCTCGCGTACGTGATGCTCAGCGTCCCGCGCCCCGAGGGAGACTTCCTCCTCAGTTCGTCCGGAATCGGCATGTACGCCTACCTTTTGGGTGGAACGGTGCTCGCTGTGATGTGTGCCACGATGCGCGGTTCGCTGGACCGGCCGGTTTCGGCCGCGCGGTCTGCCAAGTGA
- the fdxA gene encoding ferredoxin, whose amino-acid sequence MTYVIAEPCVDVKDKACIEECPVDCIYEGQRSLYIHPDECVDCGACEPVCPVEAIFYEDDTPEEWKDYYKANVEFFDELGSPGGASKLGLIERDHPFVAALPAGINGDH is encoded by the coding sequence GTGACCTACGTCATCGCGGAGCCTTGTGTCGACGTCAAGGACAAGGCATGCATCGAAGAGTGCCCCGTCGACTGCATCTACGAGGGCCAGCGGTCCTTGTACATCCACCCGGACGAATGCGTCGACTGTGGTGCGTGTGAGCCGGTCTGCCCGGTCGAGGCCATCTTCTACGAGGACGACACTCCGGAAGAGTGGAAGGACTACTACAAGGCGAACGTCGAGTTCTTCGACGAGCTCGGTTCGCCCGGTGGTGCCTCCAAGCTGGGCCTGATCGAGCGCGATCACCCCTTCGTCGCCGCGCTGCCTGCCGGTATCAACGGCGATCACTGA
- a CDS encoding ABC transporter permease, translating to MGRYVIRRLLQMIPVFIGSTFLIFVMVYALGDPVAALFGDKAPDPATAARIRKDLYLDQPLWKQYLHYMGQIFQGDFGTAFNGQSVTDLMASAFPVTLRLTMVAIFFEVVIGITLGVLSGLRRGKTVDTSVLVLTLVVISVPTFVTGYLLQYLFGVEWGWVRPTVSPDAPLDELILPGIVLALVSLAYVTRLSRTSIAENVKADYVRTAVAKGLPRRRVVTRHLLRNSLIPVVTFIGTDIGALMGGAIVTERIFNIHGVGYQLYQGILRNNSPTVVGFVTILVIVFLLANLLVDLLYAVLDPRIRYA from the coding sequence ATGGGACGTTATGTGATCCGGCGGCTGCTCCAGATGATCCCGGTGTTCATCGGCAGCACGTTCCTGATCTTCGTCATGGTGTACGCGCTCGGCGACCCGGTCGCGGCCCTCTTCGGCGACAAGGCTCCCGACCCCGCCACCGCCGCGCGCATCCGCAAGGACCTCTACCTCGACCAGCCCCTGTGGAAGCAGTACCTCCACTACATGGGGCAGATCTTCCAGGGCGACTTCGGCACGGCCTTCAACGGCCAGTCCGTCACCGACCTGATGGCCAGCGCCTTCCCCGTCACCCTGCGCCTGACCATGGTCGCGATCTTCTTCGAGGTCGTCATCGGCATCACCCTCGGCGTGCTCAGCGGGCTGCGCCGCGGCAAGACCGTCGACACCTCGGTGCTCGTGCTCACCCTCGTGGTCATCTCGGTGCCCACCTTCGTGACGGGTTACCTGCTCCAGTACCTCTTCGGCGTCGAATGGGGCTGGGTGCGGCCCACCGTCTCCCCGGACGCCCCCCTCGACGAGCTGATCCTGCCCGGCATCGTGCTCGCGCTGGTCTCCCTCGCCTACGTCACCCGGCTCTCCCGCACCTCCATCGCCGAGAACGTCAAGGCCGACTACGTGCGCACCGCCGTCGCCAAAGGCCTGCCGCGCCGCCGGGTCGTCACCCGCCACCTGCTGCGCAACTCGCTGATCCCCGTCGTCACCTTCATCGGCACCGACATCGGCGCGCTGATGGGCGGCGCCATCGTCACCGAGCGGATCTTCAACATCCACGGCGTCGGCTACCAGCTCTACCAGGGCATCCTGCGCAACAACTCCCCGACGGTCGTCGGCTTCGTGACGATCCTCGTCATCGTCTTCCTGCTGGCGAACCTGCTCGTCGACCTGCTCTACGCGGTCCTGGACCCGAGGATCCGTTATGCCTGA
- a CDS encoding GNAT family N-acetyltransferase — protein MTLTVRPAGPGDAADICALLNAVDVIEIGRPETDLGTVESDLNAPDVDLATDSWLAFEDGRLVAYALVWADSGPGRVDGDHYVLPGHREAAERLLEHMESRARELAGESGVLRLQLNVEPTLDLSLLTARGYRTIRRYQVMTRSLSPAADLPPAVPAGLTLRHCADDEADRHRAHALIEETFAAHFGHVDRPYESWLDHIDGRRLDWSLVWIASLPGHGDAAVLLSRDDRTSMGWVGHIGVRKELRGRGLGGFLLRHCFAEYAARGRDTVGLGVDIHNETGALGLYEAHGMGLHYAVDSWELPLHSQG, from the coding sequence ATGACCCTCACCGTACGGCCCGCCGGGCCCGGGGACGCAGCCGACATCTGCGCCCTCCTCAACGCCGTCGACGTGATCGAGATCGGCCGCCCCGAGACCGACCTGGGCACCGTCGAATCCGACCTCAACGCCCCCGACGTCGACCTGGCCACGGACTCCTGGCTCGCCTTCGAGGACGGCCGGCTCGTGGCCTACGCCCTCGTCTGGGCGGACTCCGGTCCGGGCCGCGTCGACGGGGACCACTACGTGCTGCCCGGTCACCGCGAGGCCGCCGAACGGCTGCTGGAGCACATGGAGAGCCGGGCCCGGGAGCTCGCCGGCGAGTCCGGCGTGCTGAGACTCCAGCTCAACGTGGAGCCCACCCTCGACCTCTCCCTCCTCACGGCGCGCGGCTACCGCACCATCCGCCGCTACCAGGTCATGACCCGCTCCCTGTCGCCGGCCGCCGACCTCCCGCCGGCCGTCCCGGCCGGTCTCACCCTGCGCCACTGCGCCGACGACGAGGCCGACCGCCACCGGGCCCACGCCCTGATCGAGGAGACCTTCGCGGCTCACTTCGGCCATGTGGACCGCCCGTACGAGTCCTGGCTGGACCACATCGACGGCCGCAGGCTCGACTGGTCGTTGGTCTGGATCGCGAGCCTGCCCGGCCACGGCGACGCGGCCGTCCTGCTCAGCCGGGACGACCGGACGAGCATGGGCTGGGTCGGCCACATCGGCGTGCGCAAGGAGCTCCGCGGCCGCGGCCTCGGCGGTTTCCTGCTGCGCCACTGCTTCGCGGAGTACGCCGCGCGCGGCCGGGACACCGTGGGCCTCGGCGTGGACATCCACAACGAAACGGGCGCGCTCGGGCTCTACGAGGCGCACGGCATGGGCCTGCACTACGCGGTCGACTCCTGGGAGCTGCCGTTGCACTCGCAGGGGTGA
- a CDS encoding GNAT family N-acetyltransferase produces the protein MEINAGGLLEVRITPADVGKRVSVRRVEAGLSGSPEFTDTVGVLTSWDQGVLLITKKDGQSVRIAESSLVAGKTVPPAPARRRGPAASFEELSRVAARSWQPLESERLGDWTLRASAGFTRRANSVLAVGDPGIPLDDALARVTSWYAARGLPAYVQAATGAAGTQELLCAELERRGWASEVSAEVRIGALAPVADVAAPAAGSVRLTRVPDEEWLGRYGKVNDPDVARRLLVEGPSVWFASLSGGRAVGRCVVDGRWAGFSAVTVDPVQRREGLATAVMAALARKALEEGASAAWLQVETDNAGALALYDGLGFATHHTYHHYRAAR, from the coding sequence GTGGAAATCAATGCCGGTGGACTGCTGGAGGTCCGAATTACCCCGGCTGACGTGGGTAAACGTGTCTCTGTACGACGGGTGGAGGCCGGGCTGAGCGGATCACCCGAGTTCACGGACACCGTCGGTGTTCTCACATCCTGGGACCAGGGTGTGCTGCTGATCACAAAGAAGGACGGGCAGTCCGTCCGCATCGCGGAATCCTCCCTGGTGGCGGGCAAGACGGTGCCTCCGGCGCCGGCCCGGCGGCGGGGCCCGGCGGCCTCCTTCGAGGAGCTGTCGCGGGTCGCGGCGCGGTCCTGGCAGCCGCTGGAGAGCGAGCGCCTGGGCGACTGGACGCTGCGGGCGTCCGCCGGATTCACCCGGCGGGCCAATTCGGTGCTGGCCGTGGGCGACCCGGGGATACCGCTGGACGATGCACTCGCGCGAGTGACCTCCTGGTACGCGGCACGAGGGCTTCCGGCCTATGTGCAGGCCGCGACCGGAGCCGCCGGCACGCAGGAGCTGCTCTGCGCGGAGCTGGAACGGCGGGGCTGGGCGTCCGAGGTGTCGGCGGAGGTACGGATCGGGGCGCTGGCGCCGGTGGCCGACGTGGCGGCGCCCGCCGCCGGATCCGTACGACTGACCCGTGTCCCGGACGAGGAGTGGCTCGGGCGCTACGGGAAGGTCAACGACCCCGACGTGGCCCGGCGGCTGCTGGTGGAGGGCCCGTCGGTGTGGTTCGCGTCGCTGTCCGGGGGCCGGGCGGTCGGGCGGTGCGTGGTGGACGGGCGCTGGGCCGGCTTCTCGGCCGTGACGGTCGATCCCGTGCAGCGGCGGGAGGGCCTGGCGACGGCCGTGATGGCCGCACTGGCCCGCAAGGCGCTGGAGGAGGGCGCGTCGGCGGCCTGGCTGCAGGTCGAGACGGACAATGCGGGGGCGCTGGCCCTGTACGACGGGCTGGGCTTCGCGACGCACCACACCTACCACCACTACCGGGCGGCGCGGTGA
- a CDS encoding peptide ABC transporter substrate-binding protein has protein sequence MRGATHAQWAACAVAVALAATACGGGSDSGGGGGEAGIISSSWGDPQNPLEPANTNEVQGGKVLDMLFRGLKRYDPKTGEANNMLAEKIETTDNQNFTITLKDGWKFSNDEPVTSESFVDAWNYGADVRNKQNNSPFFSDIVGYQDVHPASGEPKAKTMSGLVVKDPKTFTVALKNKFSTWPETLGYQAFSPLPKAFFTDHTAWLNKPVGNGPYTVDSYTKGTGMKLRKWDAYPGADKAQNGGVDLKVYTDNNTAYTDLISGNLDLVDDIPAQQLKNVKNDLGDRYINQPALIIQTLTFPLYDPQWSKPGTEKVRQGISRAINRDEITKQIFRETRTPAKDWTSPALGEKGGFSATVCGDACVYDPAEAKKLIQEGGGLPGGKVTLTSNVDTGSHRDWMDAVCNSINNALGEGPVCTVNPIGTFADFRNQQSSFKLTGPFRSGWQADYPLIQNFLQPLYYTGASSNYGKFSNPDFDRLVDEANQESDQAKAIAKFQDSEKILAEQMPAIPLWYQNGSAGYAERLSDVELNQFSVPVYDQIKVG, from the coding sequence ATGCGCGGAGCCACCCACGCCCAGTGGGCCGCATGTGCTGTGGCCGTCGCCCTCGCGGCGACGGCCTGCGGCGGCGGAAGCGACAGTGGCGGAGGCGGTGGCGAGGCCGGGATCATCAGCTCGTCCTGGGGTGACCCGCAGAACCCTTTGGAGCCCGCCAACACCAACGAGGTGCAGGGCGGCAAGGTCCTCGACATGCTCTTCCGGGGTCTCAAGCGCTACGACCCGAAGACCGGCGAGGCGAACAACATGCTCGCCGAGAAGATCGAGACGACGGACAACCAGAACTTCACGATCACGCTGAAGGACGGCTGGAAGTTCAGCAACGACGAGCCGGTCACCTCCGAGTCCTTCGTGGACGCCTGGAACTACGGCGCGGACGTGCGCAACAAGCAGAACAACTCGCCGTTCTTCTCCGACATCGTCGGCTACCAGGACGTGCACCCGGCCTCCGGGGAACCGAAGGCGAAGACGATGTCCGGCCTGGTCGTCAAGGACCCCAAGACCTTCACCGTCGCCCTCAAGAACAAGTTCTCCACCTGGCCCGAGACCCTCGGCTACCAGGCGTTCTCGCCCCTGCCCAAGGCCTTCTTCACCGACCACACCGCCTGGCTGAACAAGCCCGTCGGGAACGGCCCGTACACGGTGGACTCGTACACCAAGGGCACCGGCATGAAGCTGCGCAAGTGGGACGCGTACCCCGGTGCGGACAAGGCGCAGAACGGCGGAGTGGACCTGAAGGTCTACACCGACAACAACACCGCCTACACCGACCTGATCTCCGGCAACCTCGACCTCGTCGACGACATCCCGGCGCAGCAGCTGAAGAACGTCAAGAACGACCTCGGCGACCGGTACATCAACCAGCCGGCCCTCATCATCCAGACCCTCACCTTCCCGCTGTACGACCCGCAGTGGAGCAAGCCGGGCACGGAGAAGGTCCGCCAGGGCATCTCCCGGGCGATCAACCGCGACGAGATCACCAAGCAGATCTTCCGCGAGACCCGCACCCCCGCCAAGGACTGGACCTCGCCGGCGCTCGGTGAGAAGGGCGGCTTCTCCGCCACGGTCTGCGGCGACGCCTGCGTCTACGACCCGGCCGAGGCCAAGAAGCTCATCCAGGAGGGCGGCGGCCTCCCCGGCGGCAAGGTCACGCTGACCTCCAACGTGGACACCGGCTCGCACCGCGACTGGATGGACGCCGTCTGCAACAGCATCAACAACGCGCTGGGCGAGGGCCCGGTGTGCACGGTCAACCCGATCGGCACCTTCGCCGACTTCCGCAACCAGCAGAGCTCGTTCAAGCTGACCGGCCCCTTCCGCTCCGGCTGGCAGGCCGACTACCCGCTGATCCAGAACTTCCTCCAGCCGCTCTACTACACCGGTGCCTCCTCCAACTACGGGAAGTTCAGCAACCCGGACTTCGACAGGCTCGTCGACGAGGCCAACCAGGAGAGCGACCAGGCCAAGGCCATCGCGAAGTTCCAGGACTCCGAGAAGATCCTCGCCGAGCAGATGCCGGCCATCCCGCTCTGGTACCAGAACGGCAGCGCGGGCTACGCCGAGCGCCTCTCCGACGTGGAGCTCAACCAGTTCAGCGTCCCCGTGTACGACCAGATCAAGGTCGGCTGA
- the mshB gene encoding N-acetyl-1-D-myo-inositol-2-amino-2-deoxy-alpha-D-glucopyranoside deacetylase translates to MNGLPARRLLLVHAHPDDESINNGVTMAKYAAEGAHVALVTCTLGEEGEVIPPGLAHLAADRDDTLGAHRVGELAAAMAELGVHDHRFLGGPGRFRDSGMMGAPQNHRQGAFWSADVDEAAAYLVEVIRELRPQVLVTYDPDGGYGHPDHIQAHRVAMRAAELAAETAYRRDLGDPHAVGKIYWNRVPLSVVEEGFAKLRAAGAGNPFPGLGSPEDVPGVVADERITAEIGAEEPFVAAKAAAMRAHATQIAVDGPFFALSNDLAQPLFTREYYELVEGRPGAPAGTREDDLFAGVQA, encoded by the coding sequence ATGAACGGTCTTCCCGCCCGTCGTCTGCTCCTCGTGCACGCGCACCCGGACGACGAGTCGATCAACAACGGCGTCACCATGGCCAAGTACGCGGCCGAGGGCGCCCACGTCGCGTTGGTGACCTGCACCCTCGGCGAGGAGGGCGAGGTCATCCCGCCCGGCCTCGCCCACCTGGCGGCCGACCGCGACGACACCCTCGGCGCCCACCGCGTCGGCGAGCTCGCCGCCGCCATGGCCGAACTGGGCGTCCACGACCACCGGTTCCTCGGCGGCCCCGGCCGCTTCCGGGACTCCGGGATGATGGGCGCCCCGCAGAACCACCGCCAGGGGGCCTTCTGGTCGGCCGACGTGGACGAGGCGGCCGCGTACCTCGTGGAGGTGATCCGGGAGCTGCGCCCGCAGGTGCTCGTCACGTACGACCCGGACGGCGGCTACGGACACCCGGACCACATCCAGGCCCACCGGGTCGCCATGCGCGCCGCCGAACTGGCCGCGGAGACCGCGTACCGGCGCGACCTCGGCGACCCGCACGCGGTCGGGAAGATCTACTGGAACCGCGTCCCGCTCTCCGTGGTCGAGGAGGGCTTCGCCAAGCTGCGCGCCGCCGGAGCCGGCAACCCCTTCCCGGGACTGGGCTCGCCCGAGGACGTGCCGGGGGTCGTCGCCGACGAGCGGATCACCGCCGAGATCGGGGCCGAGGAGCCCTTCGTGGCGGCGAAGGCGGCCGCGATGAGGGCCCACGCCACCCAGATCGCCGTGGACGGGCCCTTCTTCGCCCTCTCCAACGACCTGGCGCAGCCGCTGTTCACCCGCGAGTACTACGAACTGGTCGAGGGCCGTCCCGGCGCCCCGGCGGGGACGCGCGAGGACGACCTCTTCGCGGGGGTGCAGGCGTGA
- a CDS encoding ABC transporter ATP-binding protein — protein sequence MLLEVRDLHVEFKTRDGVAKAVNGVDYSVDEGETLAVLGESGSGKSVTAQAVMGILDMPPGRIAGGEILFKGKDLLKMKEEERRKIRGADMAMIFQDALSSLNPVLSVGKQLGEMYEVHRGMSRKDAKAKAVELMDRVKIPAAKQRVGDFPHQFSGGMRQRIMIAMALALEPSLIIADEPTTALDVTVQAQVMDLLAELQRELNMGLILITHDLGVVADVADKIAVMYAGRIVEAAPVHEIYKAPAHPYTRGLLDSIPRLDQKGQELYAIKGLPPNLLAIPPGCAFNPRCPMAQAVCRAEVPPLAQVAGERTSACFFWKECLRG from the coding sequence ATGCTGCTCGAAGTCCGCGACCTGCACGTGGAATTCAAGACGCGCGACGGAGTCGCGAAGGCGGTCAACGGTGTCGACTACTCGGTGGACGAGGGCGAGACGCTCGCCGTGCTCGGCGAGTCGGGCTCCGGCAAGTCGGTGACCGCCCAGGCCGTGATGGGGATCCTCGACATGCCGCCGGGCCGGATCGCGGGCGGCGAGATCCTCTTCAAGGGCAAGGACCTCCTCAAGATGAAGGAGGAGGAGCGGCGCAAGATCCGCGGCGCCGACATGGCGATGATCTTCCAGGACGCGCTCTCCTCCCTGAACCCGGTCCTGAGCGTGGGCAAGCAGCTCGGCGAGATGTACGAGGTGCACCGCGGGATGTCCCGCAAGGACGCCAAGGCCAAGGCCGTCGAGCTGATGGACCGGGTGAAGATCCCGGCGGCGAAGCAGCGGGTGGGGGACTTCCCGCACCAGTTCTCGGGCGGCATGCGCCAGCGCATCATGATCGCCATGGCGCTGGCCCTGGAGCCCTCGCTGATCATCGCGGACGAGCCGACGACGGCCCTGGACGTGACCGTCCAGGCCCAGGTGATGGACCTGCTGGCCGAGCTCCAGCGCGAGCTCAACATGGGCCTCATCCTGATCACCCACGACCTGGGCGTGGTCGCCGACGTGGCCGACAAGATCGCCGTCATGTACGCGGGCCGGATCGTCGAGGCGGCCCCCGTCCACGAGATCTACAAGGCGCCCGCCCACCCGTACACGCGCGGACTGCTGGATTCCATCCCGCGCCTGGACCAGAAGGGCCAGGAGTTGTACGCCATCAAGGGCCTGCCGCCGAACCTGCTGGCCATCCCGCCCGGCTGCGCCTTCAACCCGCGCTGTCCGATGGCCCAGGCCGTCTGCCGCGCCGAGGTCCCGCCGCTCGCGCAGGTGGCCGGGGAACGGACCAGCGCGTGCTTCTTCTGGAAGGAGTGCCTCCGTGGCTGA